A section of the Centropristis striata isolate RG_2023a ecotype Rhode Island chromosome 7, C.striata_1.0, whole genome shotgun sequence genome encodes:
- the nkx3-1 gene encoding homeobox protein Nkx-3.1 → MTVRTHTASTTSPAGVTERPLTCGLFVEMSKPRTSFLIEDILSIKESSRLNGKCCPEKKERCSEWREGSEKLQEQLCPEETEFGVQTGELLQAFYSDTSESSTSESSSLSSTGKQKRSRAAFTHHQVLELEKKFNHQKYLSAPERSLLASTLRLTETQVKIWFQNRRYKTKRKQQTSEYCKDAYRAEGLGLRDELVQSSLISSFCKAYQYRPYLWDYGSPWGPTLW, encoded by the exons ATGACTGTGAGGACACACACTGCTTCAACCACGTCCCCTGCTGGAGTCACTGAGAGGCCTCTGACTTGTGGATTATTTGTGGAAATGTCAAAACCTCGGACCTCCTTCCTCATTGAGGACATCCTCTCCATTAAGGAGAGCTCAAGATTGAATGGAAAATGCTGTCCAGAGAAGAAGGAAAGATGTTCAGAGTGGAGAGAAGGATCTGAAAAGTTGCAAGAGCAACTCTGCCCTGAGGAGACAGAGTTTGGAGTGCAGACAGGTGAGCTTCTGCAGGCTTTCTATTCAGACACT TCTGAGTCCAGCACCTCAGAGTCCAGCAGTTTGTCCTCCACGGGGAAACAGAAGCGCTCCAGAGCTGCATTTACACACCACCAAGTTCTTGAACTGGAGAAGAAATTCAACCACCAGAAATACCTGTCCGCCCCAGAGCGGTCTCTCCTGGCCAGCACCTTAAGACTTACCGAGACGCAGGTGAAAATCTGGTTCCAGAACCGGAGGTACAAGACGAAACGAAAGCAGCAAACATCAGAGTACTGTAAGGACGCATACAGAGCCGAGGGACTGGGCCTGAGAGACGAGCTGGTCCAGTCATCACTAATCAGCTCCTTCTGCAAAGCTTACCAGTACAGACCCTACCTGTGGGACTATGGTAGCCCCTGGGGGCCAACGTTATGGTGA
- the slc25a37 gene encoding mitoferrin-1, whose translation MQKTDGESSPRMELSSDPVVATLEMSQVQSKDDEPFHIEGDYESLPPHVSVTTHMTAGAVAGILEHTVMYPVDSVKTRMQSLQPDPNAQYRGVYQALRRIIQTEGIFRPLRGLNITMMGAGPAHALYFACYERVKRSLSDVIQSGGNSHLANGLAGSVATVLHDAVMNPAEVVKQRMQMYNSPYRGLWDCLQTVTRTEGLGAFYRSYSTQLTMNIPFQAVHFITYELMQEQLNPQRHYNPGSHIVSGAAAGAISAAVTTPLDVCKTLLNTQENVALNSMNISGHLSGMANAFRTVYRLGGLPAFFKGAQARIIYQMPSTAIAWSVYEFFKYFLTKQQLEQESGPGPM comes from the exons ATGCAGAAGACCGACGGGGAGAGCTCTCCACGCATGGAGTTGAGCTCGGACCCGGTGGTGGCAACGCTGGAGATGTCGCAGGTCCAAAGCAAAGACGATGAGCCCTTTCATATTGAAGGCGACTACGAGAGCTTGCCACCTCATGTCTCAGTGACGACCCACATGACAGCAGGAGCCGTGGCTGGCATACTGGAGCACACGGTGATGTACCCCGTGGACTCTGtcaag acAAGGATGCAGAGTCTGCAGCCTGACCCAAATGCACAGTACAGGGGTGTGTATCAGGCTCTGAGAAGGATCATTCAGACAGAGGGGATCTTCAGACCGCTGAGGGGCCTCAACATCACCATGATGGGAGCGGGACCCGCACATGCACTCTATTTCGCCTGCTATGAACGGGTCAAACGCTCACTAAGTGACGTCATTCAGAGTGGAGGCAACAGCCATTTAGCCAACG gCTTGGCAGGTAGTGTGGCCACTGTTCTCCATGATGCAGTCATGAATCCAGCTGAAG TGGTAAAACAGAGGATGCAAATGTACAACTCGCCATATCGAGGACTTTGGGACTGTCTTCAAACAGTAACGCGCACTGAAGGTTTGGGGGCTTTCTACCGCAGCTACAGCACACAGCTGACCATGAACATCCCATTCCAGGCCGTTCACTTCATCACCTACGAGCTGATGCAGGAACAGTTAAACCCCCAAAGACATTACAACCCAGGCAGCCACATAGtgtcaggagcagcagcaggagctaTTTCTGCAGCAGTAACCACTCCACTTGACGTATGTAAAACTCTCCTCAACACACAAGAGAATGTAGCGCTCAACTCCATGAACATCAGCGGCCACTTATCGGGAATGGCCAACGCCTTCAGGACAGTGTACCGGCTCGGTGGTCTGCCGGCCTTTTTTAAAGGGGCTCAAGCTCGGATTATATACCAGATGCCCTCCACTGCCATCGCCTGGTCAGTGTACGAGTTCTTCAAGTACTTTCTGACAAAGCAACAGCTAGAACAGGAGTCAGGACCTGGACCGATGTAA
- the nkx2.7 gene encoding NK2 transcription factor related 7, giving the protein MHPSSTTTTPFSVKDILKLEHHHDFESDFLMTDQVVPMHYQHVHAESRSREVYDCQPEPCVSGMQEKVDTHNSAAEEEIHEQDISRLDCSPDCDRNSKSGPRLRRKPRVLFSQSQVSELEMRFRQQRYLSAPEREHLAHVLKLTSTQVKIWFQNRRYKCKRQRQDKSLELAGYPAAPRRVAVPVLVRDGKLCSTGSHPAPYNVTLGHYSPVFGYGTSSVYGCSYHSVSPAAAHMCNNNNQLGDLTGNNNHGHFKPSLQGVRGW; this is encoded by the exons ATGCATCCCAGTTCTACGACCACGACGCCCTTTTCTGTGAAGGACATTCTGAAGCTGGAGCACCACCATGACTTCGAGAGTGATTTTTTGATGACTGATCAAGTTGTTCCGATGCATTATCAGCACGTGCACGCTGAGTCTCGGAGCAGGGAGGTTTATGACTGCCAGCCTGAGCCGTGCGTCTCTGGGATGCAGGAGAAGGTCGATACTCACAactcagcagcagaggaggagataCATGAGCAGG ACATCAGCCGTCTCGACTGCTCACCTGACTGTGACAGAAACTCTAAAAGCGGACCCAGGCTGCGCAGGAAGCCCCGCGTCCTCTTCTCCCAGTCCCAAGTGTCCGAGCTGGAGATGCGCTTCAGACAGCAGCGCTACCTGTCCGCCCCGGAGAGGGAGCACCTGGCCCACGTCctcaaactcacctccacacagGTGAAGATCTGGTTCCAGAACAGGAGGTACAAGTGCAAGCGGCAGAGGCAGGACAAGTCCCTGGAGCTGGCCGGGTACCCAGCTGCACCGAGGAGGGTGGCGGTGCCGGTCCTGGTGCGGGACGGGAAGCTCTGCAGCACAGGTTCACATCCAGCACCTTATAATGTGACTCTGGGACATTATAGTCCCGTGTTTGGATACGGGACCAGCAGCGTGTACGGCTGCAGCTATCACAGTGTGTCACCTGCAGCAGCTCACATGTGTAATAATAACAACCAGCTGGGTGATTTAACAGGTAACAACAACCACGGACACTTCAAGCCTTCATTACAGGGTGTCAGGGGCTGGTGA